The Muricauda sp. SCSIO 65647 genome includes a region encoding these proteins:
- a CDS encoding DinB family protein: protein MKQLLVLTPIFFFCLFKTPLLAQQHNFIEDYLERLENSRNYLLLVAETMPEDKYGFKASPESLTFAENLMHIGYAMDWHSQSLLGGRESRDWNTDTIFKVADKSKEEMIATIDDTFDQTIALIKKFDADQFDDELDYFGLTRTKRQIFLLLADHITHHRGQMLVYMRLNGLVPPRYVLFQ, encoded by the coding sequence ATGAAACAACTACTTGTCTTGACCCCAATATTCTTTTTCTGTTTGTTCAAAACACCATTGTTGGCCCAACAGCATAATTTTATTGAGGACTATCTAGAGCGATTGGAAAATTCCCGTAACTATTTACTTCTTGTGGCAGAAACAATGCCCGAAGACAAATACGGCTTTAAAGCATCGCCAGAGTCGTTGACCTTTGCCGAGAATTTAATGCATATCGGCTATGCGATGGATTGGCATAGCCAGTCATTGTTGGGTGGCCGAGAATCTAGGGATTGGAACACCGACACTATTTTCAAGGTCGCCGACAAATCCAAAGAAGAAATGATTGCGACAATCGACGACACATTTGATCAAACCATAGCGTTGATCAAAAAATTCGATGCCGACCAATTCGATGACGAGTTGGACTATTTTGGGCTAACGAGAACAAAGCGACAGATCTTTTTATTGCTTGCCGACCACATTACCCATCACAGAGGTCAAATGCTTGTCTATATGAGGTTGAACGGGCTGGTGCCCCCTAGGTATGTGTTGTTTCAATGA
- a CDS encoding helix-turn-helix domain-containing protein encodes MKFDDIQSFNEYTNARKPRHRFIDIGTYPQDFLLSSPAVYPNFYRISIKYGLENDKKKGYMYFSSPNQPIEWKTDTPWKGYYINITEELIANNQHLHYSFLNYGLHEPLFLKKEEETIITQLFKEALKEYNKEVFSIDLLLAYANLLFAHVAQFYKRQFGERKEQYSKLVGDFFSLLDSYYVQHGEDSKTVQPSVHYFADRLNVTPNYLSDVIKFYTGKPALEHIHQHIVKVAKSLLVQKKTTISEIAYQLGFEYPNYFSRLFRKVTGVSPSIFSNL; translated from the coding sequence ATGAAATTTGATGACATTCAGTCCTTTAACGAATACACCAATGCCAGAAAGCCTAGGCACCGGTTTATCGACATCGGTACATATCCCCAAGACTTCTTGCTATCATCCCCTGCGGTCTATCCGAACTTCTATCGTATTTCCATTAAGTATGGGTTAGAAAATGATAAGAAAAAGGGGTATATGTACTTTTCAAGCCCCAACCAGCCCATTGAATGGAAAACCGATACCCCTTGGAAAGGCTACTATATCAACATTACGGAAGAATTGATCGCCAACAACCAACATTTGCACTATTCATTTTTGAATTATGGATTGCATGAACCCTTATTTCTAAAAAAGGAGGAAGAAACAATCATTACCCAACTGTTTAAAGAAGCCTTGAAAGAATATAATAAAGAGGTTTTTTCAATCGATCTGTTGCTCGCCTACGCCAATTTGCTTTTTGCGCACGTGGCCCAGTTCTATAAAAGGCAATTTGGTGAACGCAAAGAGCAGTATAGCAAATTAGTGGGTGATTTCTTTTCTCTACTTGATAGCTATTATGTTCAACATGGCGAAGACAGCAAAACGGTTCAGCCCTCTGTACATTATTTTGCCGATCGATTGAACGTGACCCCCAACTATTTGAGCGATGTCATTAAATTTTATACGGGCAAACCCGCTTTAGAACATATTCACCAGCATATCGTCAAAGTGGCCAAATCATTGTTGGTTCAGAAAAAGACCACTATTTCAGAAATTGCCTATCAGCTCGGTTTTGAATATCCGAATTATTTTTCCCGTCTTTTTCGCAAAGTGACCGGTGTCTCCCCCTCAATTTTCTCCAACCTGTAA
- a CDS encoding alpha/beta hydrolase, translating to MRFFFLIFCASICLGINAQDTGPNIHTVKDMASAYVAPRDVYVRLPEKYSEDNTYPVLYMHDGQMLFSTQETWNGQNWGVDQTIDSLVNKEMIHDIIVVGIANVAAARHANYYPEKPFLSLPTAVKDSLLAISRGDAKLFDKTVNSDDYLKFLVFEVKPFIDQKYSTKTESEHTFIAGSSMGGLISMYAFFEYPEVFGGAACLSTHWIGGFVDNAIIPNSFRAYIEHRRGLIEGRKLYFDTGTETLDRHYGAHQQSIDALFNEQNGLNKYYLSKVFDGAAHTENDWKTRFHNPIRFLLQNE from the coding sequence ATGAGATTCTTTTTTTTGATTTTTTGTGCGAGTATTTGTTTAGGGATCAACGCCCAAGATACCGGGCCCAACATCCATACCGTCAAGGATATGGCCTCCGCCTATGTTGCCCCAAGGGATGTTTATGTTCGATTGCCCGAAAAGTACAGTGAAGACAATACCTATCCCGTGCTCTACATGCACGATGGGCAAATGCTCTTTAGCACCCAAGAAACATGGAACGGCCAAAACTGGGGGGTTGATCAAACCATTGATAGTCTTGTAAATAAGGAGATGATCCACGATATCATCGTAGTGGGCATTGCCAATGTAGCTGCTGCCCGACACGCCAATTACTATCCTGAAAAGCCTTTTTTGTCCCTCCCGACTGCAGTTAAAGATTCATTGTTGGCCATTTCAAGAGGTGATGCCAAACTATTTGACAAAACCGTTAATTCAGATGATTACTTAAAATTCTTGGTGTTTGAGGTAAAGCCCTTTATTGATCAAAAGTATTCCACTAAAACGGAAAGTGAACATACCTTCATAGCAGGGTCAAGTATGGGCGGCCTCATCTCTATGTACGCTTTTTTTGAATATCCCGAAGTCTTTGGTGGGGCTGCATGTCTTTCCACCCATTGGATCGGTGGTTTTGTGGATAATGCTATCATTCCGAACAGCTTTAGGGCCTATATCGAACATAGAAGGGGATTGATAGAAGGCAGAAAGTTATATTTTGATACGGGTACCGAAACACTGGATCGCCATTATGGCGCCCATCAACAAAGTATCGATGCCTTGTTCAACGAGCAAAACGGATTGAACAAGTACTATTTGAGCAAGGTCTTTGACGGTGCGGCCCATACGGAAAACGACTGGAAAACACGTTTTCACAATCCGATACGGTTCTTATTACAAAATGAGTGA
- a CDS encoding alpha/beta hydrolase family protein: MAFEKTLDYTIADTLTGRMGEEAYKKAIEQQKTISEQEYATLKYLAAFAVRPMFRTPVHKTPSDHGMDIWEDVYFSSADGVPLEGWYIPSVKGESDKLIIINHPMPMSRSGFTGHFGEPFSGVDTLEIDFVAHMGHLSRAGYNILAYDLRNHGNSGTANGGICGIGRYEWRDVVGAQQYVASHPKLGKMKCGLYNRCTGGNAAYEAMYRRPELFKDVLCFFGPMTVSMTALMTSFAGLMGLDQYMELMDLEQLKLGGFTNGKMHPQKYAHAVEVPYFMAEVLDDVWTDNPKDAQEIFDNIRSEEKELFWIEGTNRRFDGYNYFGVHPEKMIAFFDTYMQ, encoded by the coding sequence ATGGCTTTTGAAAAAACATTGGATTATACCATTGCCGACACCCTTACGGGCAGAATGGGTGAAGAGGCTTATAAAAAAGCAATTGAACAGCAAAAAACCATTTCTGAACAAGAGTATGCGACATTAAAATACTTGGCAGCATTTGCCGTTCGCCCCATGTTCAGAACACCGGTGCACAAAACCCCTTCAGACCACGGCATGGATATATGGGAAGATGTATATTTTTCATCAGCTGACGGGGTTCCTCTTGAGGGCTGGTACATCCCTTCCGTAAAAGGTGAATCAGATAAGCTGATCATCATCAACCATCCGATGCCGATGAGTCGTTCGGGCTTCACCGGACATTTCGGAGAACCCTTCTCAGGAGTCGATACCCTTGAAATCGATTTTGTGGCACACATGGGCCATCTTTCAAGGGCCGGTTATAACATTTTAGCGTACGATTTGAGAAACCATGGCAATAGTGGAACTGCCAATGGCGGAATCTGTGGTATTGGCAGATATGAGTGGCGAGATGTAGTGGGCGCCCAGCAATATGTGGCGAGTCACCCCAAATTGGGCAAAATGAAGTGTGGACTCTACAATAGATGCACTGGCGGAAATGCCGCATATGAGGCCATGTATCGCCGTCCTGAACTGTTTAAGGATGTGCTCTGCTTCTTCGGACCCATGACCGTTTCAATGACCGCGCTGATGACTTCTTTCGCCGGCCTTATGGGATTGGATCAATACATGGAACTGATGGATCTTGAACAACTGAAACTGGGAGGTTTTACCAATGGGAAGATGCACCCGCAGAAGTACGCGCATGCGGTAGAAGTACCCTACTTCATGGCGGAAGTATTGGATGATGTTTGGACAGACAACCCCAAAGATGCCCAAGAAATCTTTGACAACATACGTTCAGAAGAGAAAGAACTGTTCTGGATCGAAGGAACGAACCGTAGGTTTGACGGCTATAACTACTTCGGTGTACACCCAGAAAAAATGATCGCTTTCTTCGATACGTATATGCAATAA
- a CDS encoding RNA polymerase sigma factor codes for MRSTENGVLVEHVFRHEYGKMVSYLVNKFGPSHLESIEDAVQEALIKAMQVWGYKEPPKNPAAWLLRVAHNQLIDRLRRDKKMVQSGDGPLLEKSEFEPKEIHLDDTINDSQLKMIFACCHPSLSTEHQIILSLKLIGGFGNVELAKALLKKEAAVAKSYTRAKKKFKEKVPWLQVPVEMGLQSRLFVVLRVIYLLFTEGYSVTAGSQVLKRDICYEAMRLALLLKKNSYCQHPNLEALIALMCFHAARFDARLDTQGEMVDLEHQDRSKYNRELIGIGIRHLENAGTEDKLPSNYHLEAAVSYYHSTAKTFAGTDWGSILKLYDLQLKTQYSPMAALNRIVPFSKVHGAERALTEFKVLEKTSDYGSIGLFYAIKAELLKEIGDRQWRPTLEKAIDLTENQLAKRHLKKKLI; via the coding sequence ATGCGATCAACAGAAAACGGAGTGCTTGTCGAACATGTGTTCAGGCATGAATACGGTAAGATGGTCTCATATCTGGTAAACAAGTTCGGGCCGTCACATCTCGAAAGTATTGAAGATGCCGTACAAGAGGCGCTGATCAAGGCCATGCAGGTATGGGGCTACAAAGAACCGCCAAAGAACCCTGCGGCTTGGTTGTTGAGGGTGGCGCACAACCAACTGATCGATCGATTGCGAAGAGATAAAAAGATGGTGCAATCGGGTGATGGCCCCCTTCTTGAAAAAAGTGAATTTGAACCTAAGGAAATACATTTAGATGACACCATAAACGATAGTCAGTTGAAGATGATTTTTGCCTGTTGCCACCCTTCGCTGTCAACAGAGCACCAGATTATCTTGAGCTTGAAGCTGATCGGGGGTTTTGGCAATGTTGAACTGGCCAAGGCCTTGCTCAAAAAAGAAGCTGCCGTGGCCAAATCATACACACGTGCCAAAAAGAAGTTCAAAGAGAAAGTACCATGGCTTCAGGTACCGGTTGAAATGGGCCTTCAATCGCGTCTGTTCGTTGTACTTCGGGTCATTTACCTGCTCTTTACCGAAGGGTATTCGGTGACTGCGGGCTCACAAGTATTGAAACGGGATATCTGCTATGAGGCCATGCGATTGGCCCTGCTCTTAAAGAAAAATTCTTATTGCCAACATCCGAATTTAGAAGCCCTTATTGCCCTGATGTGCTTTCATGCGGCCCGTTTTGATGCGCGGCTTGATACCCAGGGCGAAATGGTCGATCTTGAGCACCAAGACCGTTCAAAATATAACCGCGAATTGATAGGTATAGGTATTCGGCATCTCGAAAATGCCGGAACGGAAGATAAACTGCCCTCGAACTATCACCTTGAAGCAGCGGTCTCGTATTACCATTCAACCGCCAAGACCTTTGCGGGGACCGATTGGGGAAGCATTCTGAAACTCTATGACCTACAGTTGAAAACACAGTATTCGCCCATGGCCGCCCTGAATCGAATCGTGCCCTTTTCAAAAGTTCATGGGGCCGAACGGGCATTGACTGAATTTAAGGTTCTTGAGAAGACCTCCGACTACGGATCAATAGGGCTTTTCTATGCCATCAAGGCCGAATTGCTCAAGGAAATAGGTGATCGGCAATGGAGACCTACCTTGGAAAAAGCCATTGACCTCACCGAAAATCAATTGGCCAAGAGGCATTTGAAAAAAAAATTGATTTGA
- a CDS encoding pyridoxal phosphate-dependent decarboxylase family protein gives MHHIDIELVEMTLDIMKYVINRITNLSPELGCPKKEEELKQLVGDTITPEGIGGEKAFQLFRDVLVKATVPIDHPRHLAFVPAAPTRAAIMFDLVTSASSIHGAYWMEGAGGIFCENEAMKWLVSLTGMPKSAFGVFTSGGTAANLSAMVTAREYWRKNPENQNKKGLIITSIGAHSSVKTMATVIDADVLTVDTEDLMTAAMLQQKIVELDAQQRKRLFAVVATGGTTNAGIIDDLEGIANLCQKENLWFHVDAAYGGGALIAESARPLFKGIEKADSITIDPHKWMFSPYDCGAIIYKNPELAREAHSQEGSYLDIFKDEGARGFSPANYQIQLTRRLRGMPLWFSLAMHGTDKYKWAVEMGIELANLAGKLIEALPHVELVREPSLSCVLFRRKGWSPETYKNWTYENHRKGFALVAPTQWKTGDEYETVARFCFINPHSTEDDIKAILDTMA, from the coding sequence ATGCACCATATAGATATCGAACTGGTCGAAATGACCTTAGACATTATGAAATATGTCATCAACCGCATCACCAATCTTTCACCCGAGCTTGGCTGTCCAAAAAAAGAAGAGGAACTGAAACAACTAGTGGGCGATACCATTACCCCCGAGGGGATCGGTGGTGAAAAAGCGTTTCAGCTCTTTCGCGATGTTTTGGTAAAGGCCACGGTACCCATCGATCATCCGAGACATCTGGCATTTGTACCGGCTGCACCGACAAGGGCGGCCATCATGTTCGATTTGGTCACCTCGGCCTCGAGCATTCACGGGGCCTATTGGATGGAGGGCGCCGGTGGCATTTTCTGTGAGAACGAGGCCATGAAATGGTTGGTATCGTTAACGGGTATGCCCAAATCTGCCTTTGGCGTCTTTACCAGCGGTGGTACAGCTGCAAACTTATCGGCCATGGTCACTGCACGGGAATATTGGCGAAAGAACCCAGAGAACCAAAATAAAAAGGGGCTCATCATTACCTCTATCGGGGCACACTCATCGGTCAAGACCATGGCCACGGTCATCGATGCCGATGTACTTACAGTCGATACGGAAGACTTGATGACCGCAGCCATGTTGCAACAGAAAATAGTCGAGTTGGATGCCCAGCAACGAAAACGACTCTTCGCCGTGGTGGCCACGGGGGGCACTACCAATGCCGGTATCATAGACGATCTTGAGGGCATTGCCAATTTGTGCCAAAAAGAGAACCTTTGGTTTCATGTCGATGCCGCCTATGGCGGAGGGGCTTTGATAGCCGAATCGGCAAGACCACTGTTCAAAGGAATCGAAAAAGCCGATAGCATAACCATAGATCCGCATAAGTGGATGTTCTCGCCCTACGATTGCGGTGCCATCATCTATAAGAATCCTGAATTGGCTAGGGAGGCCCATTCGCAAGAGGGCTCGTATTTGGATATTTTCAAGGATGAAGGAGCCCGTGGCTTCAGCCCTGCCAATTACCAAATACAGCTCACAAGACGGCTCAGGGGAATGCCCTTGTGGTTTTCATTGGCCATGCACGGCACCGATAAATACAAATGGGCCGTCGAAATGGGTATCGAACTCGCCAATTTGGCCGGAAAGCTCATCGAAGCACTACCCCATGTTGAACTGGTTCGCGAACCCAGTCTATCGTGCGTGTTGTTCAGAAGAAAGGGATGGTCGCCCGAAACCTATAAAAACTGGACCTATGAAAACCATCGAAAAGGATTCGCCCTTGTGGCCCCTACCCAATGGAAAACAGGAGATGAATATGAAACCGTGGCCCGTTTCTGTTTTATCAATCCACATAGCACGGAAGATGACATCAAGGCCATTTTAGATACCATGGCCTAG
- a CDS encoding YciI family protein — MSNFLYLFRGGDPEWRNQPPEVVQAHMQKWGVWMGGLKEQGKLVDGLPLAETGKVVEKAGEVITDGPFAEGAEVVGGYLIVTADSLDEAVEISKGCPIFENKGNVEVREILSMDM; from the coding sequence ATGAGTAATTTTTTGTATTTATTTAGGGGGGGAGACCCCGAATGGAGAAACCAACCGCCAGAGGTCGTACAGGCCCATATGCAAAAATGGGGCGTCTGGATGGGCGGACTCAAAGAACAGGGAAAATTAGTTGATGGCCTACCCCTGGCCGAGACAGGAAAGGTAGTTGAAAAAGCAGGCGAGGTAATCACTGACGGCCCTTTTGCCGAAGGTGCGGAAGTGGTAGGCGGTTATTTGATCGTTACCGCCGACAGTCTTGATGAAGCCGTAGAGATATCAAAAGGGTGCCCGATTTTTGAAAATAAGGGCAATGTGGAGGTCCGTGAGATTTTGTCCATGGACATGTAA
- a CDS encoding S41 family peptidase gives MKQLTLLFIVLSLGSCDFRSSNRKDNPLNQDLIVVADSISLMMSKYHYNPAELATDEYLDLEKKVMGLAETVETKQEFMDGFNALWKNGPFSHVTLGTSEKSADQMAEFIDSLRVGDHSVSLQWRDTTAILTVTTMTGIDTKERVFEAYRKIAEKETTSLVIDLRNNTGGTFAGVPLIGHVLTDSLDAGIFVSRKWWENHTRAPKLEDVQDLVPWQGWSLKSFWHDVQDKPLTRVRFGPMQPHFDGPVYVLISDKSASAAEFAVDALAHEEKVTIIGETTAGEMLSQKMFDLPQGLQLSLPIAEYYSTRIGRIEGTGVQPDITVDHSVAKDLALSLIDGMKLDDALPQAQQKVAEMMVQPLADETIYLFGNMNDWGKKWNITPRFEYKGNGIYETSTTFKKGRYEFKIAPMNWNFDYGAKPDQEKVVIGQKTSLARVPGSSNLILVVEEEAKLTFSLDVSDEKAAVLQITKN, from the coding sequence ATGAAACAACTGACCCTACTTTTTATAGTGCTGTCACTAGGTTCTTGTGACTTTAGATCATCAAACAGAAAAGACAACCCCCTTAACCAAGATTTGATCGTTGTAGCCGATAGTATATCGCTAATGATGTCAAAATACCATTACAACCCCGCAGAACTTGCCACGGACGAATATCTTGATCTGGAAAAGAAAGTGATGGGTCTTGCAGAAACCGTTGAAACAAAACAAGAATTCATGGATGGGTTCAATGCGCTTTGGAAAAATGGCCCTTTTTCGCACGTAACACTGGGCACATCAGAAAAAAGCGCAGACCAGATGGCTGAATTCATCGATTCACTGCGAGTGGGCGACCACAGCGTTTCACTACAATGGAGGGATACAACGGCCATACTTACCGTGACGACCATGACCGGCATCGACACAAAAGAGCGTGTATTTGAGGCCTATCGCAAAATTGCAGAAAAGGAGACGACATCGCTCGTAATCGATCTTCGAAATAATACCGGAGGAACGTTTGCTGGCGTACCCCTTATCGGTCATGTGCTGACCGACTCCCTTGATGCCGGAATATTTGTTTCCCGAAAATGGTGGGAAAACCATACACGAGCACCCAAGCTAGAAGATGTTCAAGATCTGGTGCCCTGGCAAGGATGGTCGTTAAAGTCGTTTTGGCACGATGTACAAGACAAACCCCTTACCCGTGTACGGTTTGGGCCGATGCAGCCGCACTTCGATGGCCCCGTTTATGTGTTGATCAGTGATAAATCTGCCAGTGCCGCCGAGTTTGCCGTAGATGCACTTGCCCATGAAGAAAAAGTGACCATAATAGGTGAAACCACCGCTGGTGAGATGTTGTCGCAGAAAATGTTCGATCTGCCACAAGGACTGCAATTGTCCCTACCGATTGCGGAATATTACTCCACACGGATCGGAAGAATTGAGGGAACAGGCGTACAGCCCGATATAACTGTTGATCATAGTGTGGCCAAAGATTTGGCCTTATCATTGATCGATGGTATGAAATTAGACGATGCCTTGCCCCAAGCACAACAAAAGGTAGCTGAAATGATGGTACAACCCTTGGCAGACGAAACCATTTACCTGTTTGGCAATATGAACGATTGGGGCAAGAAATGGAATATCACCCCTCGTTTTGAGTATAAGGGAAATGGTATTTATGAAACCTCGACAACCTTTAAAAAAGGACGCTATGAATTTAAAATAGCGCCCATGAACTGGAATTTTGATTATGGGGCAAAACCCGATCAAGAAAAAGTCGTTATCGGGCAAAAGACTTCTCTGGCAAGAGTGCCCGGAAGCAGCAATCTCATACTGGTTGTTGAAGAGGAGGCAAAGCTGACGTTTAGTCTGGACGTCAGTGATGAAAAGGCTGCGGTATTGCAGATAACAAAAAATTAA
- a CDS encoding PA0069 family radical SAM protein, translating to MSSKKYLKGRGAQQNVHNRFLQHVYELRDDFLEFCRLEGEEADKSKTAYIPIFPKTIVNKVTSPDVGMGYSMNPYQGCEHGCIYCYARNAHEFWGYSAGLDFERKILVKKAAPQLLEEKIKNKRWKAATIVMSGNTDCYQPAEKKFEITRKCLEVFLKYRHPVGIITKNALILRDLDILKQLNEHQLVAVNVSITSLSEKTRRLLEPRTATIKRRLQTVKTLSENDIPVNAMLAPMIPGINSHELLKLAETVADNGARSFGITVVRLNGAIGQIFTDWIKKAMPDRAEKVLHLIQDCHGGSINDSRFGIRSRGEGKVAQQIHEMARLARQRYFADKTFPKLRTDLHAQYKSGQIKLF from the coding sequence ATGTCTTCAAAAAAATACCTCAAAGGTCGTGGCGCACAACAAAATGTACACAATCGCTTTTTACAGCATGTTTATGAGCTAAGGGATGATTTCTTGGAGTTCTGTCGCCTAGAGGGTGAGGAAGCTGACAAGAGTAAAACGGCCTACATTCCCATATTTCCGAAGACCATTGTGAACAAAGTGACGAGTCCTGATGTTGGTATGGGGTATTCCATGAATCCCTATCAGGGTTGTGAGCATGGCTGTATCTACTGCTATGCCAGAAATGCCCATGAGTTTTGGGGATATAGCGCAGGCTTGGATTTTGAGCGAAAGATCCTGGTCAAAAAGGCGGCGCCCCAACTGCTGGAAGAGAAAATAAAGAACAAGCGGTGGAAAGCGGCCACCATTGTCATGTCGGGCAACACCGATTGTTATCAACCAGCCGAGAAGAAGTTTGAAATCACCAGAAAGTGTTTGGAGGTTTTCTTGAAATACCGGCACCCCGTTGGCATCATCACAAAGAACGCCTTGATTTTGAGGGATCTCGATATTTTGAAACAATTGAACGAGCATCAATTGGTAGCGGTGAATGTTTCCATCACCTCTTTGTCAGAAAAGACCCGAAGGCTGCTGGAACCACGGACGGCCACTATCAAAAGACGATTGCAAACCGTTAAGACACTGTCTGAAAACGACATTCCGGTAAATGCCATGTTGGCCCCTATGATACCGGGTATCAACAGCCATGAGCTATTGAAATTGGCCGAGACGGTTGCTGACAATGGCGCAAGATCATTTGGCATTACCGTGGTGCGATTGAATGGTGCCATCGGCCAAATTTTTACGGATTGGATCAAAAAGGCCATGCCCGATCGTGCCGAAAAAGTGTTGCACCTTATTCAAGATTGCCACGGGGGCAGTATCAACGACAGCCGCTTTGGTATTCGAAGTCGAGGCGAGGGCAAAGTGGCCCAACAGATACATGAAATGGCGAGGTTGGCAAGGCAAAGGTATTTTGCGGACAAGACATTTCCCAAATTGCGTACCGATCTTCATGCGCAGTACAAGTCAGGGCAGATAAAGCTATTTTGA
- a CDS encoding alpha-amylase family glycosyl hydrolase encodes MRKLTEYSFFFIVFTLLFSCNTNKKQDEGETAGASTIDRPINWNNEIIYHVMQRSFYDSNGDLHGDLNGFTEKLDYLKELGVTTILFTPLYESGFYHNYFPTNYENIDQEYGTKEDYLNFVKAVHDKGLKFLMDMETQYAQSGHIWFDDSYKNPDSEYADFIYYADSLNRYPEQIFMPPKSPMHEFEAWPGDKYHIVLLDVNHARVKQWMIDFYSYWVDPNKDGNFDDGVDGFRIDHIMDDLDNKGIFTNMYQDFWRPIFEACKDINPNIFVLGEQSNWNEYGDQMIVKSGADAAFNFPLRFAIAGEEGTHDMYIDPSSKGVTMEPNRIHSVVLENLAKFSDSTFTVNFLENHDTSRWASVVNGNEDQKRSAAILNLLLPGVPSIYYGQELGVTGQKHEWGSDANHIPVREAFPWTSNFEDSGNALWYKDGGAVWDVSFWQSEAIQQFSLEHQKNDPNSLWNHYKKLIKIRTNYDSFRLGDYVPLYENLEGVIAFQRAYGNEKAIVMININNDPIEVQMDTESYEEVYGQGAEVSKAKILLAPFGHYVALNKSD; translated from the coding sequence ACACTATTGTTTTCTTGCAATACGAATAAAAAACAGGATGAAGGTGAAACCGCCGGGGCATCGACCATCGATCGACCCATCAATTGGAACAATGAAATTATTTACCACGTCATGCAGCGCAGTTTTTACGATAGCAATGGCGACCTACATGGTGACCTCAACGGGTTTACCGAAAAGTTGGACTATCTCAAAGAACTCGGTGTGACCACTATTTTATTCACGCCGTTGTACGAATCGGGTTTCTATCATAATTATTTCCCCACAAATTATGAGAATATCGATCAAGAGTACGGAACCAAGGAAGACTATCTAAATTTCGTCAAGGCCGTACATGATAAGGGGCTTAAGTTCTTGATGGACATGGAAACCCAATATGCCCAAAGCGGACATATTTGGTTTGACGACTCCTATAAAAATCCAGATTCAGAATATGCAGACTTCATCTACTATGCTGACTCCCTCAATCGGTATCCTGAACAAATTTTTATGCCCCCCAAATCACCAATGCACGAGTTTGAGGCATGGCCGGGCGACAAATACCACATCGTTTTGCTCGATGTGAACCATGCACGTGTCAAACAATGGATGATCGATTTCTACAGCTATTGGGTCGATCCAAACAAAGATGGAAATTTCGACGATGGGGTAGACGGCTTTAGAATTGACCATATTATGGACGACTTGGACAACAAAGGGATTTTTACCAACATGTACCAAGACTTTTGGCGACCTATTTTTGAGGCCTGCAAAGACATCAATCCGAATATTTTTGTTTTGGGCGAACAGTCAAACTGGAATGAATACGGCGACCAAATGATAGTGAAAAGTGGTGCAGACGCCGCTTTTAACTTTCCGCTTCGTTTTGCCATAGCTGGGGAAGAGGGCACACACGATATGTACATTGACCCATCATCAAAAGGTGTAACCATGGAACCAAACAGAATTCACAGCGTGGTTTTGGAAAATCTTGCGAAATTCAGTGATAGTACGTTCACGGTGAATTTTTTGGAAAACCATGACACGTCAAGATGGGCGTCAGTGGTCAACGGCAATGAAGACCAAAAACGAAGTGCTGCCATTTTAAACCTTCTTTTGCCAGGGGTACCATCAATTTATTATGGACAGGAGCTGGGGGTCACCGGTCAAAAGCACGAGTGGGGCAGTGACGCCAATCATATTCCCGTTCGCGAGGCTTTTCCATGGACAAGTAATTTTGAGGATTCGGGCAATGCCCTGTGGTATAAAGATGGTGGCGCGGTTTGGGATGTTTCTTTTTGGCAATCGGAGGCCATTCAGCAGTTCAGTCTTGAACATCAAAAGAATGACCCAAATTCGCTGTGGAACCATTATAAAAAACTTATCAAGATTCGAACGAATTATGACAGCTTTCGATTGGGTGATTATGTACCTTTATATGAAAATTTAGAAGGGGTCATAGCCTTTCAACGAGCCTATGGAAATGAAAAGGCGATCGTGATGATCAATATCAACAATGACCCCATAGAAGTGCAAATGGATACCGAAAGTTATGAGGAAGTATATGGGCAGGGTGCTGAAGTTTCCAAGGCTAAAATACTATTGGCCCCCTTTGGCCATTATGTAGCGTTGAACAAATCAGATTGA